From the Campylobacter volucris genome, the window TTAACATCTATTAGATTAGAATCTTTGGTTTTATGATTGATAAAGTCAAAGAATGAGTTAAGACCTGATTGGATTTTTTGGAGTGGGGAGAGGTAATAAGATATGATGAAGTAAAGTAAGATGATGCTAATTGTTATTATGACAATAACTGTTATACTTTGTATAGTTGCAATATCATAAACAGCTTCTTCTATTTTATCTAAAGATTCAGAAAGGCATATAGTATAAGCATCTTCTGTGGTACACATAGCAAATCTTTCACCACCTTGAATTCTTGTGTAATGGAAAGGTTGAAAATCTCCAGTACTAGAAAATCCTTTTAATACATTTGGAATATTTGCATTATTTCCTAAAAAAGCTTTATTTGCGGAAGCAAATACATAATTTGATTTATCAAAAACAAAAGATGTCCCTGGTAATCGTTCTATTTTATTTTGAAGATCTGTTACTAAGATGTCAACCCCTAAAACTCCTATAAATTTTTCATCTTTATACAAGGGTGCAGAATAAGTAAAACAAGGAAGATTGGTAGCTACATCAATATAAATATCTGAAATAAAAATCCCCATTTTTTCTTTAGCACCCTTATACCAACCTCTAGTTGTTGCGTCATATTTGTCGGCCTTACCAAATATATAAGCATTAAGCGCCTTTTCATCACTTCTTGGATCACTGGTGATAAGTTCTCCATTTGGAGCACCTATATAAACTGCTAAAAATCCACTTGCATCTCTGAAAGCTTTAAATTCAGCACCTAAACTTTTTACCATATTCGTTTCATTTTCAAGATCAGAATAGGGATGATTTAAAACAATTTTTGATAATTTTTGTATAGAATCTGAGGTATTTTGTCTAAAATCTGCCATTAAATTCTTTGTTGACTTTAAATAATTTGTTTCAGCCTCTGTAATTTCTTCAAGTAGTGCATTTTTGACAAAAAAGAAAGTCGTTACTCCTAAAATTAATAAACAAATTGCTGCAATAAAATTTGCAATTAAAGATATTTTAATTTTGATACCCATTTAAAACTCCAATATATTTTTTTAAGATTAAAATAATAATTAACAATTTCTTATTTTTTTCTTATTTTTTTTGCTTTTTCCCAAAGTCTTTTTCCTAATTCTTTTGCATCAACTCTATCAAGTTTTTTATATTTATTACTAGCTATTTTTTCAAGTTCATTAAGTTCTTTTGCTAAAAGATTTAGCTTACTTTGAGCAAATTTACTAAAGTCGTCAATTTTTGGATTTTGTTTTAATTCGTTTATTTTTATTAAAATTTGTTCTCTATTTTCTTGTATAAGGCGTTTAAATTTAGCAAATAAGGTGTCAAATTTGTTATGAAGTAAATCTTTTAATATATCTTTAACAGGATTATCTATAGATAAAATTATATTCTTTAATAATTGTATAAAATCGCGTTCTATGTCTATAAGCTCTTTTTCTTTTTGTTTTAAATCTTGCTCTAAAACACAATAAGCAAAATTAGCCTTAAATTTATCCACAGCTAAAGAAATTCCCTCTTGTGTTCCATAAATAACTCCTATACATAAATCATAAGCAAAGGCTTTGGACTCATTGGCAAGTTCAAACGCAGCAATCAAAACAACTTTTGAGATATTGAGGATTCTTTTAGTTTCAAAATCACCTTCACATATGGCATTAAATACTAAATTTTTAGCTATTTCGCAGCTTGTAAGCTCTACATCTTCGCCTTTTTCTAGTGTCGTTATAAAAGCATTTTCTGCTGTTTCTTTTAAAAGTCCTAAAATTTCTATATCATAAAGCATTGCATCATTAATGCTAATGTGAAAATGATTTAAATTTAAATTTTCTAAAGCTTTTTCTAAATCAACAAAATTTTCACAAATCTTGCTTTTTATAGAATCTTTTTGTTCTTCTATTTTGATTTTTAATTTCCCAAGTTCATTTAGATAGTTAAAAAATGTCTTTTTATCATCTTCTACTCTTGCTTGAGTGATAGCTTGTATGAGTTTACTTATATTTTCTTCATTAGCAAGATCTAGTTTTTGTAAAATACTGATAAAATTTGCTAGCAATGTTTCATTGCTTATATGCTCTGTGGAAATTTTTTTATAGCTTAGATTAAAAGCTAATTCGCTAATTAGTTCGGGTATATTTTCTTTTTGTGCTGCTAAAATAGAATTTTCAAAAATTAATGATAAATTTTTCATTTTAATCCTTAAAGTACAAATTTAGTTTTATTTTTTAATTGATTAAAAATATTTAAACGATCATCTTTACTATCTACATACACACTTAATAAGTAGCTTTTGTATTTGCCTTCTTTGCTAGTATTTGACATTTTATATTTAAATTCTCTTTCATTGAAAATTTCATTGAAAATTTCTAATATATCTACATTTGCTTCTACTACTACTTTATAATCCCAAAAAGTAGGGTAATTTATAATAGGTTCTTTATTGAGCTCGCAAATATTTGCCACTTTTTCCTCCTTCTTTACTTTCTAATACTATATCTGTAATTTGCATACTTTTATCAATAGCTTTTACCATGTCATAAATAGTTAAAAGTCCTATACTTACTCCTGTTAAGCTTTCCATTTCAACTCCTGTTTTTCCTTCGCATTTTACGGTTACAAAAAGTTTAAAAGAATGCTCATTTGTATTTTCTTCTAAATGAGTTTGAACTTTAGATATCATTAAAGGATGGCACATTGGTATAAGGTTTGAAGTTTGCTTAGCTCCCATAATGGCTGCTATAATTGCAGTTTGTAAAACAGGTCCTTTTTTTGCTTTATTTTCTATAATAGCTTCAAAAGCTTCTTTGCTCATGTAAATTTTTCCACTTGCTGTTGCTTCTCTTGTGGTGATATTTTTTGAGCTAACATCTACCATTTTAGGATGATTTTTTTCATCTAAATGTGTTAAATTCATTTTTTTCCTTGATTGAAATTTAAAAAATTATATCAAAATATGTATTTTTATATTAAAATATAAAAATACTACAAAAAATATTAAAGGATTGTTAATGGCATATGAAGATGAATTTGAAGATTATGA encodes:
- a CDS encoding HP0495 family protein encodes the protein MANICELNKEPIINYPTFWDYKVVVEANVDILEIFNEIFNEREFKYKMSNTSKEGKYKSYLLSVYVDSKDDRLNIFNQLKNKTKFVL
- the moaC gene encoding cyclic pyranopterin monophosphate synthase MoaC codes for the protein MNLTHLDEKNHPKMVDVSSKNITTREATASGKIYMSKEAFEAIIENKAKKGPVLQTAIIAAIMGAKQTSNLIPMCHPLMISKVQTHLEENTNEHSFKLFVTVKCEGKTGVEMESLTGVSIGLLTIYDMVKAIDKSMQITDIVLESKEGGKSGKYLRAQ